In the genome of Pseudomonas sp. LBUM920, one region contains:
- a CDS encoding ABC transporter ATP-binding protein, with translation MNQAVLTAQGICLGYASGPVLHGFDLQLQPGEVVSILGPSGVGKSSLLRVLAGLQAPQGGSVRVLGEPLNGPHPRVAVAFQDPSLLPWLSLEKNVAFGLDFARQPHLSTEERCRRVDHAIAAVGLEHARQQFPAQLSGGMAQRTALARCLARQPQVLLLDEPFGALDEVTRADMQHLLLKVNREQGSAAVLITHDIDEALLLSDRILLLGNRPARTLGEWHIDLPQPREEQVEAIGALRIDILKTLRQASRPQPNPLELLEPNHVSG, from the coding sequence ATGAACCAGGCGGTATTGACGGCCCAGGGCATTTGCCTTGGGTATGCCAGCGGCCCCGTGTTGCATGGGTTTGATTTGCAGCTGCAACCGGGCGAAGTGGTATCGATCCTGGGCCCCAGCGGCGTCGGCAAATCCAGCCTGTTGCGTGTGCTTGCCGGTTTGCAAGCGCCCCAGGGCGGTAGCGTGCGCGTGCTGGGCGAGCCCTTGAATGGCCCGCATCCACGCGTTGCAGTGGCATTCCAGGACCCCAGCCTGTTGCCCTGGCTGAGCCTGGAAAAGAACGTCGCATTTGGCCTGGATTTCGCCCGCCAGCCGCACTTGAGCACCGAGGAGCGGTGCCGTCGCGTTGATCACGCCATTGCGGCGGTCGGGCTGGAACATGCCCGCCAACAGTTTCCGGCGCAATTGTCCGGCGGCATGGCCCAGCGCACCGCATTGGCCCGCTGTCTGGCACGCCAGCCACAGGTGCTGTTGCTGGATGAGCCGTTCGGCGCGTTGGATGAAGTCACTCGCGCCGACATGCAACACCTGTTGCTCAAGGTCAACCGCGAGCAAGGTTCGGCGGCGGTGCTGATCACCCACGACATCGACGAGGCGCTGCTGCTGTCCGACCGCATCCTGCTACTGGGCAACCGCCCAGCGCGGACGTTGGGCGAGTGGCACATTGACCTGCCACAGCCGCGTGAAGAACAGGTCGAGGCCATCGGCGCGCTGCGTATCGACATTCTGAAAACCTTACGGCAGGCGAGCCGCCCTCAACCCAACCCCCTTGAACTGCTGGAGCCCAACCATGTGTCTGGATGA
- a CDS encoding carboxymuconolactone decarboxylase family protein, producing the protein MSRVPLLTPETAPEAAKPFLENALKASGFIPNLLAVLANAPAALETYITVSGLNAKAELSLADREVVQLIAATTHGCDFCVAGHTAVARNKAKLPEDVIDALRQRGELPNARYETLAAFTREVIATRGDVSDAGFQAFRAAGYSEGQALEVILGVSLATLCNFANVFARTPLNPELAQYRWEKPAS; encoded by the coding sequence ATGTCCCGTGTACCGTTGCTCACCCCCGAAACCGCGCCGGAAGCCGCCAAACCCTTCCTCGAAAACGCCCTGAAGGCCTCGGGTTTCATCCCTAATCTGCTCGCCGTATTGGCCAATGCACCGGCTGCGCTGGAAACCTACATCACGGTTTCGGGCCTCAACGCCAAGGCAGAATTGAGCCTGGCCGACCGCGAAGTGGTGCAGCTGATTGCCGCCACCACCCACGGCTGTGATTTTTGCGTTGCCGGCCACACCGCCGTGGCGCGCAACAAGGCCAAGCTGCCTGAAGACGTGATTGATGCGCTGCGCCAGCGCGGCGAACTGCCCAATGCCCGCTATGAGACACTCGCCGCCTTTACGCGCGAAGTGATCGCCACGCGCGGTGATGTCAGCGATGCAGGCTTCCAGGCGTTCCGTGCTGCCGGTTATTCCGAAGGCCAGGCCCTGGAAGTTATTTTGGGCGTGAGCCTGGCAACCCTGTGCAACTTCGCTAACGTGTTTGCCCGTACACCGCTGAACCCGGAGCTGGCGCAATACCGTTGGGAAAAACCGGCAAGCTGA
- a CDS encoding AraC family transcriptional regulator — protein MNSSSALVDWLLNSLELNTSLFHVGRYCGDWHASTQGLARASFHLIVQGQCWLHIDGESTPLQLNNGDAVFLLRDLAYRLSGEATAAGAQECPRRPMLPLDSLASDGVGLVCGFFHFHSGLSAMIVDTLPAWIILRAGDPSLIAARNLFELILQECERTPAPSSALLERLCHLLFLYVLRQQVIDNPELGGLAALGRQPAFANLLEQLIAHPADAWTLESMAACTGLSRSAFFKRFNELCGQSPGQVLLMMRMRHACQLFKQDQTVADVALAVGYQSVAAFTRAFYKVTGQQPGAYRKAQA, from the coding sequence ATGAATTCGTCCAGTGCACTTGTCGATTGGTTATTAAACAGCCTCGAACTCAACACCAGTCTGTTCCATGTCGGCCGCTATTGCGGTGACTGGCATGCGAGCACGCAAGGGCTGGCAAGGGCGAGCTTTCACCTGATCGTTCAGGGCCAATGCTGGCTGCATATCGACGGCGAATCCACCCCTCTGCAGCTGAACAATGGCGACGCGGTGTTTCTGTTGCGCGATTTGGCCTATCGCCTGTCCGGCGAGGCCACGGCCGCCGGCGCGCAGGAGTGCCCGCGCCGGCCAATGCTGCCGCTGGACAGCCTGGCCAGCGATGGCGTGGGCCTGGTCTGCGGGTTCTTTCACTTTCATTCGGGCTTGTCGGCCATGATCGTCGACACCCTGCCCGCCTGGATCATCCTGCGTGCCGGCGACCCGTCCCTAATCGCCGCACGCAACCTGTTCGAACTGATCCTGCAAGAATGCGAGCGCACACCGGCGCCCTCTTCGGCCTTGCTGGAACGTCTTTGCCACCTGCTGTTTCTGTACGTGCTGCGTCAACAGGTCATCGATAACCCCGAATTGGGCGGCCTTGCCGCACTGGGCCGGCAACCGGCGTTCGCCAACCTGCTGGAACAGTTGATCGCGCACCCCGCTGATGCCTGGACGCTGGAAAGCATGGCCGCCTGCACCGGGCTATCGCGTTCGGCGTTTTTCAAGCGCTTCAACGAGTTGTGCGGGCAGTCGCCGGGGCAAGTGCTGTTGATGATGCGCATGCGCCACGCTTGCCAACTGTTCAAGCAAGACCAGACCGTGGCGGATGTGGCGCTGGCCGTGGGTTATCAATCGGTGGCGGCGTTTACCCGAGCGTTTTACAAGGTCACCGGGCAGCAACCCGGCGCCTATCGCAAGGCTCAAGCCTGA
- a CDS encoding ABC transporter substrate-binding protein, with translation MCLDDLTHSRRDFLKLSAVLSAAGAMPLLSSLQARAASEPDAPVRIGYLPITDATPLLVAHNNGLFEAEGIKAERPVLLRSWAQVIEAFISGQVNVIHLLSPMTVWARYGSKVPAKVVAWNHVGGSGLTVSPGITDVKQLGGKSVAIPFWYSIHNVVVQQLFRDNGLTPVARAAGSAIAANEVNLIVLPPSDMPPALASKRIDGYIVAEPFNALAENLKVGRVQRFTGDVWRNHACCVVFMHEHDLTNRPEWSQKVVNAIVKAQVWTRDNREEAVKLLSKDGPNRYTPHAEPVLSKVLAPAAADRAAYLADGAIQHANWDEHRIDFQPYPFPSYTEELVRRLKDTLIEGDKKFLADLDPAFVAKDLVDDRFVRNAIESVGGMKTFGLPDGYERHEEIGA, from the coding sequence ATGTGTCTGGATGACCTCACTCACTCGCGCCGTGACTTTCTCAAACTTTCGGCGGTGCTCAGTGCCGCCGGTGCCATGCCGCTGCTGAGCAGTTTGCAGGCGCGCGCCGCCAGCGAACCGGACGCGCCGGTGCGCATCGGTTATTTGCCGATCACCGACGCCACGCCGCTGCTGGTCGCACACAACAACGGCCTGTTCGAAGCCGAAGGCATCAAGGCCGAGCGCCCGGTGCTGCTGCGCAGTTGGGCCCAGGTGATCGAGGCGTTCATTTCGGGACAGGTCAACGTGATTCACCTGTTGTCGCCGATGACGGTGTGGGCGCGCTATGGCAGCAAGGTGCCTGCCAAGGTTGTGGCCTGGAACCACGTCGGCGGTTCCGGCCTGACGGTGTCGCCGGGCATCACCGACGTCAAGCAACTGGGCGGCAAGTCGGTGGCGATTCCGTTCTGGTACTCGATCCACAACGTGGTCGTGCAGCAGTTGTTCCGTGATAACGGCCTGACCCCCGTGGCGCGTGCTGCCGGCAGTGCGATTGCCGCCAACGAGGTCAACCTCATCGTGTTGCCGCCTTCCGACATGCCGCCGGCCCTGGCCAGCAAGCGCATCGACGGCTATATCGTCGCCGAGCCGTTCAACGCCCTGGCAGAAAACCTCAAGGTCGGCCGGGTGCAGCGCTTTACCGGCGATGTGTGGCGCAACCATGCGTGCTGCGTGGTGTTCATGCACGAGCATGATCTGACCAACCGCCCCGAATGGTCGCAAAAGGTCGTGAATGCGATCGTCAAGGCTCAGGTCTGGACGCGTGACAACCGTGAAGAGGCGGTGAAGCTGCTGTCCAAAGACGGCCCGAACCGCTACACGCCACACGCCGAGCCGGTCTTGAGCAAAGTCCTCGCACCCGCTGCCGCCGACCGTGCTGCCTACCTGGCCGACGGGGCGATCCAGCATGCCAATTGGGATGAACACCGCATCGACTTCCAGCCTTACCCATTCCCCAGCTACACCGAGGAACTGGTGCGGCGCTTGAAGGACACGCTGATTGAAGGCGACAAGAAATTCCTCGCCGACCTCGATCCGGCGTTCGTTGCCAAAGACTTGGTCGACGACCGTTTTGTGCGTAACGCCATCGAGTCGGTGGGCGGCATGAAAACCTTCGGTTTGCCGGATGGGTACGAACGGCACGAGGAGATTGGCGCTTGA
- a CDS encoding acyl-CoA dehydrogenase family protein encodes MLDPILSRWLDVQAQALDVGSCDPQEVLPRLAESNVLRIGVPKALGGLGGDVTAAVDAIANVASHSLAAAFVCWGQRSFIEYLLQSPNERLREHLLPDLLSGKLAGATGLSNAMKFLSGIETLQISAEPTEDGWTLNGRLHWVTNLRKNGFVAAAAIEHAAGGAPFILAIPDSVAGLQRSRDLELMGLQSSNTAALGLEGVELSREWLLHEDARKFLPAVRPAFLGLQCGMSIGLARRSLAEVANHLGSSRTVLRDELEALRVTLDHLVNDLKKGLLAGRFAAEPVPLFKLRIALAETAASAVQLELQASGGKAYLTAHGSGFARRWRESAFVPIVTPSLVQLRTELHRQANL; translated from the coding sequence ATGCTTGACCCAATCTTGAGCCGTTGGCTCGATGTTCAAGCGCAGGCCCTGGATGTGGGCAGTTGCGATCCACAGGAAGTGCTGCCAAGGCTGGCAGAGTCCAATGTCTTACGTATCGGCGTGCCCAAAGCGCTGGGTGGCCTGGGCGGCGACGTCACCGCCGCGGTTGACGCCATCGCCAATGTCGCCAGCCATTCCCTGGCGGCGGCATTTGTCTGCTGGGGCCAGCGCTCCTTTATCGAATACTTGCTGCAAAGCCCCAATGAGCGGCTGCGCGAGCACCTGTTGCCGGACTTGCTCAGCGGCAAGCTGGCCGGGGCGACTGGCCTGTCGAATGCAATGAAGTTTTTGTCGGGCATCGAGACCCTGCAAATCAGCGCCGAGCCGACCGAAGACGGCTGGACGCTCAACGGCCGCCTGCACTGGGTGACCAATTTACGCAAGAACGGCTTTGTCGCGGCGGCCGCTATCGAGCATGCCGCGGGCGGTGCGCCGTTTATCCTGGCGATTCCCGATTCGGTTGCCGGCTTGCAACGCTCGCGCGACCTCGAACTGATGGGGTTGCAGTCGAGCAACACCGCCGCGTTGGGCCTCGAAGGCGTCGAGCTGAGCCGTGAGTGGTTGTTGCATGAAGATGCGCGCAAGTTCCTGCCGGCGGTACGCCCGGCGTTTCTGGGCTTGCAATGCGGCATGTCCATTGGCCTGGCCCGTCGTTCGCTGGCGGAGGTGGCCAACCACCTGGGGTCGAGTCGTACAGTGTTGCGCGATGAGTTGGAAGCGCTGCGGGTGACCCTGGATCACTTGGTCAACGACCTGAAAAAGGGCCTGCTCGCCGGGCGCTTTGCGGCCGAGCCAGTGCCGCTGTTCAAGCTGCGGATTGCCCTCGCCGAAACTGCCGCCAGTGCCGTGCAGCTTGAACTGCAAGCCAGCGGCGGCAAGGCCTACCTCACCGCCCACGGCAGCGGTTTTGCACGGCGTTGGCGTGAATCGGCCTTTGTGCCGATCGTGACGCCAAGCCTGGTGCAGTTGCGCACCGAGTTGCATCGCCAGGCCAATCTATGA